In a single window of the Pontibacter russatus genome:
- a CDS encoding vanadium-dependent haloperoxidase → MRHRYTILFVLLFFGAHFSYGAENWRLASEKPEYLHRSMKQVTDVIIEDIFSPPVASRIYAYVSIAGYEASRPANTAYRTLAGQIHHLKPLPKPDAGKTYSYSLAAAHAVLAVGKRLVFSEEKLEAFHKQLLQEFKQTGMPEEVFQNSVAFGQQVADHVLLWSSGDNYKQTRALERHSFYDDVASWKPTPPSYMKAVEPHWSKIRPFLIDSAQQFRPSPPTPFSLDKESQFYKEAAEVYTIGKNLSAEQKDIANFWDCNPFKMNINGHLMFATKKISPGGHWINIAQLACKKADADLVRSAEAYACLSMTLADAFISCWDEKYRSNVIRPETYINQHIDESWMPLLQTPPFPEYTSGHSVVSAAAAQVLTNLFGDNFAYADSTEVEFGLPVREFKSFKHAAEEAAISRLYGGIHYMPAVTNGFQGGDALGQFVVRKLKMREEQELN, encoded by the coding sequence ATGAGGCATCGCTACACCATCCTTTTCGTGCTCTTGTTTTTTGGCGCTCATTTCTCCTATGGAGCTGAGAATTGGCGACTTGCCTCAGAAAAGCCCGAGTACCTGCACCGCTCCATGAAGCAGGTAACGGATGTGATTATCGAAGACATTTTCTCGCCGCCTGTGGCAAGCCGGATATATGCCTATGTCAGCATTGCAGGATATGAAGCCTCACGCCCCGCCAATACAGCTTACCGTACCCTCGCCGGACAAATACATCACCTGAAGCCCTTACCTAAGCCTGATGCAGGCAAGACATACAGCTATTCCCTGGCTGCGGCGCATGCCGTTCTTGCCGTGGGGAAGCGCCTCGTATTTTCGGAGGAGAAACTGGAGGCATTTCACAAACAGCTGTTGCAGGAATTTAAACAGACCGGCATGCCGGAAGAGGTGTTCCAGAACTCTGTTGCCTTCGGGCAGCAGGTAGCGGACCATGTGCTGCTGTGGTCGTCGGGAGACAACTACAAGCAGACGCGCGCCCTGGAGAGGCATTCTTTTTATGATGATGTGGCCTCCTGGAAACCTACCCCACCCAGCTATATGAAAGCGGTGGAACCGCACTGGAGCAAAATCAGGCCTTTCCTCATCGATTCTGCCCAGCAGTTCAGGCCTTCGCCCCCCACGCCCTTTTCATTGGATAAAGAAAGCCAGTTTTACAAGGAGGCGGCAGAAGTATATACCATCGGTAAAAACCTCTCAGCCGAGCAAAAGGACATTGCCAATTTCTGGGACTGCAACCCTTTCAAGATGAATATAAACGGCCACCTGATGTTTGCCACCAAGAAAATATCGCCCGGCGGCCATTGGATCAACATCGCGCAGCTGGCCTGCAAAAAAGCAGATGCGGACTTGGTGCGGTCTGCGGAGGCCTACGCCTGCCTGTCTATGACGCTGGCCGATGCCTTTATCAGTTGCTGGGACGAGAAGTACAGGAGCAATGTGATACGGCCTGAGACCTATATAAACCAGCACATCGACGAAAGCTGGATGCCCTTGCTGCAGACGCCGCCTTTCCCGGAATACACCAGCGGCCACAGTGTTGTTTCAGCGGCGGCAGCGCAGGTACTGACCAACCTCTTCGGAGACAACTTCGCCTACGCCGACTCAACTGAGGTGGAGTTCGGGTTGCCTGTCCGTGAGTTCAAGTCCTTTAAACACGCTGCGGAAGAAGCCGCCATCAGCCGGCTTTACGGGGGCATCCATTACATGCCCGCTGTTACGAATGGCTTTCAGGGAGGGGATGCACTGGGGCAGTTTGTCGTCCGGAAATTGAAGATGCGGGAGGAGCAGGAGCTCAATTAG